A window from Pseudomonas frederiksbergensis encodes these proteins:
- a CDS encoding cysteine-rich CWC family protein has protein sequence MNKPDFCPACGASNDCTLADPRTADRACWCYGVSIDPAVLEALPPELRDKSCLCPRCAQVEAQL, from the coding sequence ATGAATAAGCCAGATTTCTGCCCGGCCTGCGGCGCCTCCAACGACTGTACCCTGGCCGACCCGCGAACCGCCGATCGGGCCTGCTGGTGCTACGGCGTCAGCATCGACCCGGCGGTGCTCGAAGCGCTGCCACCCGAACTGCGCGACAAATCCTGCTTGTGCCCACGCTGCGCGCAAGTCGAGGCGCAGCTGTAG
- a CDS encoding pseudouridine synthase — MRIDRFLSNLPRFNRKQVRLLLVEKRVRIDGKVVSDPHADVLEFSRVEVDDELLQVGKPARYFMLHKPSGCVSATRDPQHPTVLDLIHEPDKEDLHIAGRLDFNTTGLMLITNDGSWSRRLTQPQTKLPKVYYVETEQEIGPQYALKFTEGLYFAFEDLTTQPAELAVLGPNCARLSIVEGRYHQVKRMFGHFDNKVLRLHRESMGPLVLDSALKPGEYRALRTEEIQLI, encoded by the coding sequence ATGCGCATCGACCGTTTCCTCAGCAACCTGCCGCGCTTCAACCGTAAGCAGGTACGTCTGTTGCTGGTGGAAAAGCGTGTCAGGATCGACGGAAAAGTCGTCAGCGATCCTCACGCCGACGTACTGGAATTCAGCCGCGTGGAAGTCGACGATGAGCTGCTGCAAGTCGGCAAGCCTGCACGCTACTTCATGCTGCACAAACCGTCTGGCTGCGTCAGTGCCACCCGCGATCCGCAACACCCGACCGTGCTCGACCTGATCCATGAGCCGGACAAGGAAGACCTGCACATCGCCGGGCGCCTGGACTTCAACACCACCGGCCTGATGCTGATCACCAACGACGGCAGCTGGTCGCGACGCCTGACCCAGCCGCAAACCAAACTGCCCAAGGTCTACTACGTCGAGACCGAGCAAGAGATTGGCCCGCAATACGCATTGAAATTCACCGAAGGCCTGTACTTCGCCTTCGAAGACCTCACCACCCAACCCGCCGAGCTGGCCGTACTCGGACCAAACTGCGCGCGGCTGAGCATCGTCGAGGGCCGTTATCACCAGGTGAAGCGGATGTTCGGCCATTTCGACAACAAGGTGCTGCGCCTGCACCGCGAAAGCATGGGCCCGTTGGTGCTCGACAGTGCCCTGAAACCGGGCGAGT